The proteins below are encoded in one region of Pseudomonas helmanticensis:
- the htpX gene encoding protease HtpX yields MMRILLFLATNLAVVLIASITLSLFGFNGFMAANGVDLNLSQLLVFCAVFGFAGSLFSLFISKWMAKMSTGTQIISQPRTRHEQWLLQTVEQLSREAGIKMPEVGIFPAYEANAFATGWNKNDALVAVSQGLLERFSPDEVKAVLAHEIGHVANGDMVTLALIQGVVNTFVMFFARIIGNFVDKVIFKNEEGQGIAYYVATIFAELVLGILASSIVMWFSRKREFRADEAGARLAGTSAMIGALQRLRAEQGLPVHMPDTLNAFGINGGIKQGFARMFMSHPPLEERIDALRRRG; encoded by the coding sequence ATGATGCGCATCCTGCTGTTTTTGGCCACTAACCTGGCGGTCGTGCTGATAGCCAGCATCACCCTGAGCCTTTTCGGCTTCAACGGGTTCATGGCGGCCAACGGGGTTGATCTCAACCTTAGTCAGCTGCTGGTTTTCTGTGCGGTCTTTGGTTTCGCCGGTTCGCTGTTCTCGCTGTTCATCTCCAAGTGGATGGCAAAGATGAGCACCGGTACCCAGATCATCAGCCAGCCACGTACCCGTCATGAGCAATGGCTGCTGCAAACCGTCGAGCAACTGTCCCGTGAAGCCGGGATCAAAATGCCCGAAGTCGGTATTTTCCCGGCCTACGAAGCGAACGCTTTCGCCACCGGCTGGAACAAGAACGACGCGCTGGTCGCGGTCAGCCAGGGTTTGCTGGAACGTTTTTCACCCGATGAAGTGAAAGCCGTACTGGCCCACGAAATCGGCCACGTTGCCAACGGCGACATGGTCACCCTGGCACTGATCCAGGGCGTGGTGAACACCTTTGTGATGTTCTTCGCGCGGATCATCGGCAACTTCGTCGACAAAGTGATCTTCAAGAACGAAGAAGGCCAGGGCATTGCCTACTACGTGGCAACCATCTTCGCCGAACTGGTTCTGGGCATTCTTGCCAGCTCGATCGTCATGTGGTTCTCGCGCAAGCGCGAATTCCGTGCCGACGAAGCCGGTGCGCGCCTGGCCGGTACCAGCGCGATGATTGGCGCCCTGCAACGCCTGCGTGCCGAACAGGGCTTGCCGGTGCACATGCCGGACACCCTGAACGCCTTTGGTATCAACGGTGGCATCAAACAGGGCTTTGCCCGCATGTTCATGAGCCACCCGCCGCTGGAAGAGCGTATTGACGCACTGCGTCGTCGCGGTTGA
- a CDS encoding thiopurine S-methyltransferase, which produces MQPEFWHKKWASGQIGFHLPDVNPYLQRHWAVPASARVLVPLCGKSLDLAWLAGRGHSVLGIELSEKAIEDFFTEHQIQPQISQKGAFKVYRGDAIELWCGDFFALTANDVTDCTALYDRAALIALPPPMRERYAAHLQQILAQGVQGLLITLDYDQAQMPGPPFAVVDEEVQRLLGDVWQVQALKEQDVLGESWKFLQAGVTRLEERVYRVSSR; this is translated from the coding sequence ATGCAGCCTGAGTTTTGGCACAAGAAATGGGCGTCGGGCCAGATCGGTTTTCATCTGCCTGACGTGAACCCGTATTTGCAGCGGCACTGGGCGGTCCCTGCATCGGCGCGGGTGCTCGTACCTTTGTGTGGGAAAAGTCTGGATCTGGCGTGGCTTGCTGGGCGCGGTCATTCGGTGCTCGGGATCGAACTGTCGGAAAAGGCGATCGAAGACTTCTTCACCGAGCATCAGATTCAGCCGCAGATTAGTCAGAAGGGCGCGTTCAAGGTCTATCGCGGTGATGCCATCGAGTTGTGGTGTGGTGACTTCTTCGCGTTGACGGCGAACGATGTGACCGACTGCACGGCGCTGTACGACCGGGCGGCACTGATAGCCTTGCCGCCGCCGATGCGTGAGCGGTATGCGGCGCATCTTCAGCAGATCCTTGCGCAAGGGGTGCAAGGGCTGTTGATTACGCTGGATTACGATCAGGCGCAGATGCCGGGGCCGCCATTTGCGGTGGTGGATGAAGAGGTGCAGCGGTTGCTGGGTGATGTTTGGCAGGTGCAGGCGCTGAAGGAGCAAGATGTGCTGGGCGAGAGCTGGAAGTTCTTGCAGGCGGGGGTTACGCGCCTGGAGGAGCGGGTGTACCGCGTTTCTTCCCGATAA
- a CDS encoding DODA-type extradiol aromatic ring-opening family dioxygenase, with protein sequence MFPSLYISHGSPMLALEPGASGPALARLAAELPRPKAIVIVSAHWESHELLVSSHPQPETWHDFGGFPRALFEVQYPAPGDPQLAAEVAALLNSHNLPARLDSQRPFDHGVWVPLSLMYPQADIPVVQVSLPSRAGPALQTRVGRALASLRNQGILLIGSGSITHNLRELDWHAGPESVEPWARDFRDWMIDKLAADDEPALHDYRQQAPNAVRNHPSDEHLLPLYFARGAGGEFSVAHKGFTMGALGMDIYRFG encoded by the coding sequence ATGTTTCCCAGCCTGTATATCTCCCATGGCTCGCCCATGCTTGCGCTCGAACCCGGTGCCAGTGGCCCGGCACTGGCGCGACTGGCAGCCGAACTGCCCCGACCAAAAGCCATCGTGATCGTCTCCGCACACTGGGAGAGCCACGAATTGCTGGTCAGCAGCCATCCGCAACCGGAAACCTGGCACGACTTCGGCGGCTTCCCCCGTGCACTGTTTGAAGTGCAGTACCCGGCGCCCGGCGACCCACAACTGGCCGCCGAAGTCGCCGCGCTGCTGAACAGTCACAACCTGCCCGCGCGCCTTGATTCACAACGTCCGTTTGATCACGGGGTGTGGGTACCGTTGTCGCTGATGTATCCGCAAGCCGATATTCCGGTAGTGCAGGTCTCGCTGCCAAGCCGCGCCGGCCCGGCGTTACAGACCCGCGTCGGCCGAGCGCTGGCCAGCCTGCGTAATCAAGGTATTTTGCTGATCGGCTCCGGCAGCATCACTCACAACCTGCGCGAACTGGACTGGCATGCCGGCCCGGAAAGTGTCGAACCGTGGGCGCGGGATTTCCGTGACTGGATGATCGACAAGCTGGCGGCCGACGATGAGCCGGCGCTGCATGACTACCGTCAGCAGGCGCCGAACGCCGTGCGCAACCACCCGAGTGATGAGCATTTGTTGCCGTTGTATTTTGCACGGGGTGCGGGTGGTGAGTTCAGCGTGGCGCACAAGGGCTTCACGATGGGTGCGCTGGGGATGGATATTTATCGTTTTGGTTGA
- a CDS encoding DEAD/DEAH box helicase, with amino-acid sequence MTQETGGFAAFNLNPNILAAVAATGYEEPSAIQQQSIPIIMAGQDMIGQAQTGTGKTAAFALPILHRIDPAKREPQALILAPTRELALQVATAFETYAKQMPGVTVVAVYGGAPMGPQLKAIRNGAQIVVATPGRLCDHLRRDEKVLSTVNHLVLDEADEMLKLGFMDDLEVIFKALPATRQTVLFSATLPQSIRAIAERHLRDPQHVKIQTKTQTVTAIEQAHLLVHADQKTSAVLSLLEVEDFDALIMFVRTKQATLDLASALDAKGYKAAALNGDIAQNQRERVIDSLKDGRLDIVVATDVAARGLDVPRITHVFNVDMPYDPESYVHRIGRTGRAGREGRALLLVTPRERRMLQVIERVTGQKVAEVRLPDAQAVLDARIKKLTNSLSPLVADAESTHGELLDRLTADIGCTPRALAAALLRKATNGQALTLAAIEKERPLVPNNAPRGDRPERTGDRPDRGDRERRAPMPLGEGRARCRTALGARDGIAAKNLLGAILNEGGLAREAIGRIQVRDSFSLVELPEDGLDKLLTKLKDTRVAGKQLKLRRYRED; translated from the coding sequence ATGACCCAGGAAACCGGCGGATTCGCCGCTTTTAATCTTAACCCGAATATTCTTGCAGCCGTCGCAGCGACTGGCTACGAAGAGCCTTCGGCGATTCAGCAGCAATCGATCCCGATCATCATGGCCGGCCAGGACATGATTGGCCAGGCGCAAACCGGTACCGGTAAAACCGCCGCGTTCGCACTGCCTATCCTGCACCGCATCGATCCTGCCAAGCGCGAACCGCAAGCCCTGATCCTGGCGCCAACTCGTGAGTTGGCGCTGCAAGTAGCAACCGCTTTCGAAACCTACGCCAAGCAGATGCCGGGCGTTACTGTTGTGGCCGTTTACGGCGGCGCGCCGATGGGCCCGCAACTGAAAGCAATCCGTAATGGCGCACAGATCGTTGTCGCCACTCCGGGCCGTCTGTGCGACCACCTGCGCCGTGACGAAAAAGTTCTGTCGACCGTGAACCACCTGGTTCTCGACGAAGCTGACGAAATGTTGAAGCTGGGCTTCATGGATGACCTGGAAGTCATCTTCAAGGCTCTGCCAGCTACCCGTCAGACCGTTTTGTTCTCGGCTACCCTGCCGCAGTCGATCCGTGCCATTGCTGAACGCCATTTGCGCGATCCGCAACACGTGAAGATCCAGACCAAGACCCAGACCGTTACCGCGATCGAACAGGCTCACCTGTTGGTTCACGCTGACCAGAAGACTTCGGCCGTTCTCAGCTTGCTGGAAGTGGAAGATTTCGACGCTCTGATCATGTTCGTACGCACCAAGCAAGCGACCCTGGATCTGGCAAGCGCCCTCGACGCCAAAGGCTACAAAGCCGCGGCGCTGAACGGTGACATCGCCCAGAACCAGCGTGAGCGCGTCATCGACTCGCTGAAAGATGGCCGTCTGGACATCGTTGTTGCGACCGACGTTGCTGCTCGTGGTCTGGACGTTCCGCGCATCACTCACGTATTCAACGTTGACATGCCGTACGATCCGGAATCTTACGTTCACCGTATCGGCCGTACTGGCCGTGCCGGTCGCGAAGGTCGTGCACTGCTGCTGGTGACTCCACGTGAGCGCCGCATGCTGCAAGTGATCGAGCGTGTAACCGGTCAGAAAGTGGCTGAAGTACGCCTGCCGGACGCTCAAGCTGTTCTCGATGCACGCATCAAGAAACTGACCAACAGCCTGTCGCCGCTGGTTGCTGATGCCGAATCGACTCACGGTGAGTTGCTCGATCGTCTGACTGCAGACATCGGCTGCACTCCGCGTGCTCTGGCTGCTGCGCTGCTGCGCAAGGCTACCAATGGCCAAGCGCTGACCCTGGCAGCGATCGAGAAGGAACGTCCACTGGTGCCGAACAATGCACCGCGTGGCGACCGTCCTGAGCGCACCGGTGATCGTCCTGATCGTGGTGACCGCGAGCGTCGCGCGCCAATGCCTTTGGGCGAAGGCCGTGCTCGTTGCCGTACCGCGCTGGGTGCGCGTGACGGTATCGCTGCGAAAAACCTGCTGGGCGCCATCCTCAACGAAGGCGGTCTGGCCCGTGAAGCGATCGGTCGCATCCAGGTGCGTGACAGCTTCAGCCTCGTCGAGCTGCCGGAAGATGGTCTGGACAAACTCCTGACCAAACTGAAGGACACTCGCGTTGCCGGTAAGCAGCTGAAACTGCGTCGCTATCGCGAAGATTGA
- a CDS encoding crotonase/enoyl-CoA hydratase family protein, with amino-acid sequence MNQPCPGRVSRERRGHVHLIGLDRAAKRNAFDLDLLNELSLAYGEFEADSEARVAVVFGHGEHFTAGLDLVNTSGALAEGWQVPTGGCDPWGVFVGPRVSKPVIVAAQGYCLTIGIELMLAADINLCASNTRFAQMEVQRGIFPFGGATLRFHQVAGWGNAMRWLLTGDEFDAHDALHLGLVQEVMASEDLLPRAIELAERIARQAPLGVQATLMSARQARYEGETAAAQGLPALVKKLLASEDAKEGVRSLVERRPGIFKGI; translated from the coding sequence ATGAATCAGCCCTGCCCCGGCCGCGTCAGCCGAGAACGCCGTGGTCACGTCCACCTGATCGGCCTCGATCGGGCGGCCAAACGCAATGCTTTCGACCTCGACCTGCTGAATGAGCTGAGCCTGGCCTATGGCGAGTTCGAGGCGGACAGCGAGGCACGAGTCGCGGTGGTGTTCGGCCATGGCGAACACTTTACCGCCGGTCTGGATCTGGTGAATACCAGTGGCGCACTCGCCGAAGGCTGGCAGGTTCCGACCGGCGGTTGCGATCCGTGGGGCGTTTTCGTCGGCCCACGGGTGAGCAAACCGGTGATCGTCGCCGCCCAAGGTTATTGCCTGACCATTGGCATCGAGTTGATGCTGGCCGCCGACATCAACCTGTGTGCGAGCAATACTCGCTTCGCGCAAATGGAAGTGCAGCGTGGGATCTTTCCTTTTGGTGGCGCGACTTTACGTTTTCATCAAGTCGCCGGCTGGGGCAATGCGATGCGCTGGTTGCTGACCGGCGATGAGTTTGATGCGCACGATGCGTTGCACCTGGGGTTGGTGCAGGAAGTGATGGCCAGTGAAGACCTGCTGCCACGGGCGATTGAACTGGCTGAGCGAATTGCCCGGCAGGCGCCGCTGGGGGTGCAGGCGACGCTGATGTCGGCGCGACAGGCACGGTATGAAGGTGAGACGGCGGCGGCGCAAGGGTTGCCGGCGTTGGTGAAGAAGTTGCTGGCGAGTGAGGATGCCAAAGAGGGCGTGCGGTCTTTGGTTGAGCGCCGACCTGGCATCTTCAAAGGAATCTAA
- a CDS encoding spermidine synthase, with amino-acid sequence MTEERVEHLLAEVQDEFGVIRVLEVADYRFLEFGDAIEQSCVFTADPSWLEYDYTRAMLIGALCHELPESALFLGLGAGTLTQACLKFLPLEDVEAIELRPDVPRLAIEYLGLDDDPRLYIRVGDALELLPTAEPADLIFVDLYTDVGPGVGHLAWGFLGDCQKRLNPGGWLVINQWATDDGQPLGAALLRGLYHRHYWELPVKEGNVILLVPADLDQELDMQALTARAAALAPRLGYSLQSLINAIRPAT; translated from the coding sequence ATGACTGAGGAGCGCGTCGAGCATCTGCTCGCCGAAGTACAGGATGAGTTCGGCGTGATTCGCGTGCTGGAAGTGGCTGACTACCGGTTTCTCGAATTCGGCGATGCCATCGAGCAGAGCTGTGTGTTCACCGCTGATCCGAGCTGGCTGGAGTACGACTATACCCGCGCGATGCTGATTGGCGCGTTGTGCCATGAGTTGCCGGAGAGTGCGCTGTTTCTAGGGCTTGGTGCGGGTACGTTGACCCAGGCATGCCTCAAGTTTCTGCCGCTGGAAGACGTTGAAGCGATCGAGCTGCGCCCGGATGTGCCGCGTCTGGCTATCGAATACCTTGGGCTGGATGATGATCCTCGCCTGTACATCCGTGTCGGCGATGCGCTGGAGTTGTTGCCGACCGCAGAGCCTGCGGATCTGATCTTCGTCGACCTCTACACTGACGTCGGCCCGGGTGTCGGGCATCTGGCCTGGGGTTTTCTCGGTGATTGCCAGAAGCGTCTGAATCCGGGTGGCTGGCTGGTGATCAATCAGTGGGCCACCGATGATGGCCAGCCGCTGGGCGCGGCACTGTTGCGCGGGCTCTATCACCGGCATTATTGGGAGCTGCCGGTGAAGGAGGGCAATGTGATTCTGCTGGTGCCGGCGGACCTCGATCAGGAGCTGGACATGCAAGCGTTGACCGCGCGGGCCGCAGCGTTGGCGCCACGGTTAGGCTATTCGTTGCAGTCGTTGATCAACGCCATTCGCCCGGCGACCTGA
- a CDS encoding class II 3-deoxy-7-phosphoheptulonate synthase, translating into MSQPWSPDSWRALPIQQQPQYPDAAHLRQVEQTLASYPPLVFAGEARELRRQFAEVTQGRAFLLQGGDCAESFAEFSAAKIRDTFKVLLQMAIVMTFAAGCPVVKVGRMAGQFAKPRSANDETIDGVTLPAYRGDIVNGIGFDEKSRVPDPERLLQSYHQSTATLNLLRAFAQGGFADLHQVHKWNLDFIANSALAEKYSHLADRIDETLAFMRACGMDSSPQLRETSFFTAHEALLLNYEEAFVRRDSLTNDYYDCSAHMLWIGDRTRQLDGAHVEFLRGVNNPIGVKVGPSMNPDDLIRLIDVLNPDNDPGRLNMIARMGANKVGDHLPALIRAVQREGKQVLWSSDPMHGNTIKASSGYKTRDFAQILGEVKQFFQVHEAEGSYAGGIHIEMTGQNVTECIGGARPITEDGLSDRYHTHCDPRMNADQSLELAFLIAETLKQVRR; encoded by the coding sequence ATGAGCCAACCGTGGAGCCCTGATAGCTGGCGCGCCTTGCCGATCCAGCAACAACCCCAATACCCCGACGCCGCGCACCTGCGCCAGGTCGAGCAAACCCTGGCCAGTTATCCGCCACTGGTGTTTGCCGGTGAAGCGCGCGAACTGCGTCGGCAGTTTGCCGAAGTCACTCAGGGCCGGGCATTCCTGCTGCAGGGCGGCGATTGCGCGGAAAGCTTCGCCGAGTTCTCCGCCGCGAAGATTCGCGACACCTTTAAAGTGTTGTTGCAAATGGCGATCGTCATGACCTTCGCGGCCGGTTGCCCGGTGGTCAAGGTCGGGCGCATGGCCGGTCAGTTCGCCAAGCCGCGTTCGGCCAACGACGAGACCATCGATGGCGTGACCCTGCCGGCTTATCGCGGCGACATCGTCAACGGCATCGGTTTCGATGAGAAGAGCCGCGTACCGGATCCGGAACGTCTGCTGCAGTCCTATCACCAATCCACCGCGACGCTGAACCTGTTGCGCGCCTTCGCCCAGGGCGGCTTTGCCGATCTGCACCAGGTGCACAAATGGAACCTCGATTTCATCGCCAACTCGGCGCTGGCCGAGAAGTACAGCCACCTCGCCGACCGCATCGATGAAACCCTGGCGTTCATGCGCGCCTGCGGCATGGACAGCTCGCCGCAACTGCGCGAAACCAGTTTCTTCACCGCCCACGAAGCGTTGCTGCTGAACTACGAAGAAGCCTTCGTGCGCCGCGACAGCCTGACCAACGATTACTACGATTGCTCGGCGCACATGCTGTGGATCGGCGACCGCACTCGTCAGCTCGACGGCGCGCATGTCGAATTCCTCCGTGGCGTGAACAACCCGATCGGGGTGAAAGTCGGCCCGAGCATGAACCCGGACGATCTGATCCGCCTGATCGACGTGCTCAACCCGGACAACGATCCGGGGCGCCTGAACATGATTGCGCGGATGGGCGCGAACAAGGTCGGCGATCACCTGCCGGCGCTGATTCGCGCGGTGCAGCGTGAAGGCAAGCAAGTGCTGTGGAGTTCCGACCCGATGCACGGCAACACCATCAAGGCGAGCAGCGGCTACAAGACCCGCGACTTTGCGCAGATTCTTGGCGAGGTGAAGCAGTTCTTCCAGGTGCACGAAGCGGAAGGCAGCTACGCCGGCGGGATTCACATCGAGATGACCGGGCAGAACGTCACCGAGTGCATCGGTGGGGCGCGGCCGATTACTGAAGATGGCTTGTCGGATCGCTATCACACGCATTGTGATCCGCGGATGAATGCTGATCAGTCGCTGGAGTTGGCATTCCTGATTGCTGAAACCCTGAAGCAAGTCCGCCGCTAA
- a CDS encoding winged helix-turn-helix domain-containing protein has protein sequence MPATVSFSLKQARRLALAAQGFNGRQPPTVKAPHLNRLIERLGLLQIDSVNAVVRSHYLPLFSRLGSYSADLLDQAAWSSGRRRSLFEYWGHEASLLPLSMFPLMGWRMQRAKRGEDIYQQLAKFGREQQDVVRRVLSSVEEQGALGAGSLSTREDKAGPWWDWSAEKHALEWLFAAGEVTVAGRRGFERLYDLPERVIPSSILQQALPDEAEAQRGLLLHAAQALGVGTEKDLRDYFRLNPADARPRLAELVEAGQLQMCEVAGWRQIAYCLPEPKVPRKVVASALLSPFDSLIWERSRTERLFDFRYRLEIYTPQDKRVYGYYVLPFLHNERIAARVDVRAERAAGRLAVHALHEEVPGLDADGMLALALNLRRMADWLGLARVQLNCQRESAARLRVALAKIGVD, from the coding sequence ATGCCCGCAACAGTATCCTTTTCCCTCAAACAGGCACGACGTCTGGCGCTGGCTGCCCAAGGGTTCAACGGGCGCCAGCCGCCGACCGTCAAGGCGCCACACCTCAACCGGCTGATCGAACGGCTGGGGCTGTTGCAGATCGACTCCGTCAACGCCGTGGTGCGCTCGCACTACCTGCCGCTGTTTTCCCGTCTCGGTTCCTATTCCGCTGATTTGCTCGACCAGGCTGCCTGGAGTTCGGGGCGTCGTCGTTCGTTGTTTGAATATTGGGGGCATGAGGCGTCGTTGTTGCCGCTGTCGATGTTCCCATTGATGGGCTGGCGCATGCAGCGGGCCAAACGTGGTGAGGACATCTATCAGCAACTGGCAAAGTTCGGCCGTGAGCAGCAGGACGTTGTTCGTCGGGTTTTAAGCTCGGTTGAAGAGCAGGGCGCGCTGGGTGCCGGCAGTCTGTCGACGCGTGAAGACAAGGCCGGGCCCTGGTGGGACTGGAGCGCAGAAAAGCATGCGCTGGAGTGGTTGTTCGCCGCCGGTGAAGTGACGGTAGCGGGGCGGCGTGGGTTTGAGCGGTTGTACGATTTGCCGGAGCGGGTGATTCCTTCTTCTATCCTGCAGCAAGCGTTGCCCGATGAGGCCGAGGCGCAGCGTGGGTTGCTGTTGCATGCGGCGCAGGCGTTGGGCGTCGGCACGGAAAAAGACCTGCGTGATTACTTTCGCCTGAACCCGGCGGATGCGCGACCACGCTTGGCGGAGCTGGTCGAGGCCGGGCAGTTGCAGATGTGCGAAGTCGCCGGTTGGCGGCAGATCGCTTATTGCCTGCCGGAGCCAAAAGTCCCGCGCAAGGTGGTTGCCAGTGCGTTGTTGTCGCCGTTCGACTCGTTGATCTGGGAGCGCAGCCGCACCGAGCGGTTGTTCGACTTCCGCTATCGGCTGGAAATCTATACGCCGCAGGACAAGCGGGTTTATGGCTATTACGTGTTGCCGTTCTTGCACAATGAGCGGATTGCGGCGCGGGTGGATGTGCGTGCCGAGCGAGCGGCGGGGCGGTTGGCGGTGCATGCGCTGCACGAAGAGGTGCCGGGGCTGGATGCGGACGGGATGTTGGCGCTGGCGCTGAATTTGCGGCGGATGGCGGATTGGCTCGGGCTTGCGCGGGTGCAGCTTAATTGTCAGCGCGAGAGTGCCGCACGGTTGCGAGTCGCATTGGCCAAGATAGGCGTTGATTGA
- a CDS encoding DUF1127 domain-containing protein: MKGQREYVDEDKFSSHGHIVSDLLHKFSRWYELHRERELLASLSDEALKDIGVSRADVEHEAVRPFWDDPMHK, encoded by the coding sequence ATGAAAGGTCAAAGAGAGTATGTAGACGAAGACAAATTTTCCAGCCACGGCCATATCGTTTCCGATCTGCTGCACAAGTTTAGCCGCTGGTATGAATTGCACCGTGAGCGCGAGTTGCTCGCCAGTCTGAGTGACGAAGCGTTGAAGGACATCGGGGTCAGTCGTGCCGACGTTGAACACGAAGCCGTGCGGCCGTTCTGGGATGACCCGATGCATAAATGA
- a CDS encoding LysR substrate-binding domain-containing protein encodes MSAYPSIDTDVLRTFVAIADQGGFTRAGEMVNRTQSAVSMQMKRLEEDVLQRQLFERDGRQVRLTAEGQVLLGYARRILKLHSEVFNTLREPHMVGTVRIGTPDDYVMRFLPGILSRFAQFYPLIQIEVHCESTKQLLQRTDLDLSIVTREPGNEIGQLLRKERFVWAEAQNFSAHEQTPLPLAMFNSDCFCRLWACNALDAMGRDYRIAYNSTSLSALMAVVSAGLAITAQLESLITPDMRILGADEDLPLLPEASIMLIRNLNNPSPITECLAEHIVEGFKL; translated from the coding sequence TTGTCGGCCTACCCCAGTATCGATACCGATGTTCTGCGCACCTTCGTCGCGATTGCCGATCAGGGCGGTTTCACCCGCGCCGGCGAGATGGTCAACCGCACGCAGTCGGCGGTGAGCATGCAGATGAAACGTCTGGAAGAAGACGTGTTGCAGCGCCAGCTGTTCGAGCGTGACGGACGCCAGGTGCGCCTGACTGCCGAAGGCCAGGTGCTGCTCGGTTACGCGCGGCGCATCCTCAAGCTGCACAGCGAAGTGTTCAACACCCTGCGCGAGCCACACATGGTCGGCACGGTGCGCATCGGTACGCCGGACGATTACGTCATGCGCTTTCTGCCAGGGATCCTTTCGCGATTCGCGCAGTTCTACCCGCTGATCCAGATCGAAGTGCATTGCGAATCGACCAAACAACTGTTGCAGCGTACTGACCTGGATTTGTCGATCGTCACCCGTGAACCGGGCAACGAAATCGGTCAGTTGCTGCGCAAGGAGCGTTTTGTCTGGGCCGAGGCGCAGAATTTCAGCGCCCACGAACAGACGCCGCTGCCCTTGGCGATGTTCAACAGTGATTGTTTCTGCCGTTTGTGGGCGTGCAATGCGCTTGATGCCATGGGCCGCGATTACCGCATTGCCTACAACAGCACCAGTTTGTCGGCGCTGATGGCCGTGGTCAGCGCCGGTCTGGCGATCACCGCGCAACTTGAAAGCCTGATCACCCCGGACATGCGCATCCTCGGTGCCGATGAAGACCTGCCGCTGTTGCCGGAAGCCAGCATCATGCTGATCCGCAACCTCAACAACCCTTCGCCGATCACCGAATGCCTGGCCGAGCATATTGTCGAAGGCTTCAAACTTTAA
- a CDS encoding sulfite exporter TauE/SafE family protein, protein MMEFLLYLLFGAALGTLGGIFGIGGGLIAIPLLGVWFGLDQQIAQGTALVMVVPNVMLALWRYHQRNRIELCHALPLALMGFCFAWIGSIWAVGIDAQTMRIGFVAFLVVLSTYNLLKMFGRQPAATSEMRYSWPWLGVLGAASGTMGGLFGVGGAVVATPVLTSLFGTTQVVAQGLSLALALPSTGVTLVTYAVHHEVDWMIGLPLAIGGLASISWGVKVAHAMPERLLRGLFCGFLVLCAVMLAFKV, encoded by the coding sequence GTGATGGAGTTTTTGTTGTACCTGTTGTTCGGCGCTGCGCTCGGCACACTCGGTGGCATCTTCGGTATCGGCGGCGGTTTGATCGCCATTCCGTTGCTGGGCGTGTGGTTCGGCCTGGATCAGCAGATCGCCCAAGGCACCGCGCTGGTCATGGTCGTGCCTAACGTGATGCTGGCGCTGTGGCGGTATCACCAGCGCAATCGCATCGAGTTGTGTCACGCGCTGCCGCTGGCGCTGATGGGGTTCTGCTTTGCCTGGATCGGCTCGATCTGGGCGGTCGGCATCGATGCGCAAACCATGCGCATCGGTTTCGTCGCGTTCCTTGTGGTGTTGTCGACGTACAACCTGTTGAAGATGTTCGGCCGCCAACCGGCAGCGACGTCCGAGATGCGTTATTCATGGCCGTGGCTGGGTGTGCTCGGTGCGGCGTCCGGGACCATGGGCGGTTTGTTCGGGGTCGGCGGGGCGGTGGTGGCGACGCCCGTGCTGACCAGCCTGTTCGGCACCACGCAGGTCGTCGCGCAAGGCTTGTCACTGGCGCTGGCGCTGCCAAGTACCGGCGTGACCCTGGTGACCTACGCCGTGCATCACGAAGTTGACTGGATGATCGGTCTGCCGCTGGCCATCGGTGGTCTGGCCAGCATCAGTTGGGGCGTCAAGGTCGCCCACGCCATGCCGGAACGGCTGCTGCGTGGGCTGTTCTGCGGTTTTCTGGTGCTGTGTGCGGTGATGCTCGCGTTTAAAGTTTGA